One part of the Lotus japonicus ecotype B-129 chromosome 2, LjGifu_v1.2 genome encodes these proteins:
- the LOC130739011 gene encoding psbP domain-containing protein 1, chloroplastic isoform X2 — MSLILSSCILSKVGLAFAQQPPVFREYVDTFDGYSFKYPGNWIQVRGAGADIFFRDPYILDENLSLEISSPSSSQYKSVEDLGPPQEAGKKVLKQYLTEFMSTRLGVRREANVLSTSSRVADDGKLYYQVEVNIKSYASNNELAVMPQDRVVRLEWDRRYLSVLGVENNQLYELRLQTPENVFQEEESDLRRVMDSFRVNQIVR; from the exons ATGTCCTTGATCTTGTCAAGTTGTATTCTCTCAAAGGTTGGTTTGGCATTTGCTCAACAGCCTCCTGTATTCCGCGAGTACGTGGACACATTTGATGGTTACTCATTCAAGTACCCTGGAAATTGGATCCAAGTCCGAGGTGCTGGGGCTGACATATTTTTCAGGGACCCTTATATCCTTGATGAAAATCTATCCCTTGAAATCTCTTCACCTTCATCTTCCCAATACAAGAGCGTTGAAGACTTGGGTCCACCCCAAGAAGCAGGAAAGAAAGTGCTCAAGCAGTATCTGACTGAATTTATGTCTACACGACTTGGCGTTAGGCGTGAAGCAAATGTTCTTTCCACATCTTCCAGAGTAGCTGATGATGGCAAGTTATACTATCAAGTTGAG GTAAACATAAAGTCATATGCTAGTAATAATGAGCTTGCTGTTATGCCACAAGACCGGGTGGTACGTCTGGAATGGGATCGGAGGTACCTATCCGTTCTAGGAGTTGAAAACAACCAACTCTATGAGTTGAGATTGCAGACACCAGAAAATGTGTTTCAAGAGGAAGAGAGTGATCTTCGTCGAGTCATGGACTCATTTCGAGTGAACCAGATTGTTCGTTAG
- the LOC130739009 gene encoding protein unc-13 homolog isoform X1: protein MSTSFRGASKRNQNVMPVHPVVDLASPFGDPGPNFPDSELRETAYEILLAACRSSGPKPLTFISQSERGGRDRSSAGMLQRSLTSSASLQRSLTSTAASKVKRALGLKTASSRSKRAGTTTGELVRVQMRISEQCDSRIRRALLRIAAGQLGRRMESVVLPLELIQLFKSLDFPSQQEYEAWLRRNLKVLEAGLLLYPHFPLNKGDTSSQQLRRIIRGALENPMDIGKNGESMQTFRSVVMSLACRSPDGSVPETCHWADGFPLNLWIYQTLLEACFDIHAETSVIEEVDEVLELIKKTWAMLGINEMLHNICFSWVLFHRYVVTGEVEIDLVFASSNLLEEVEKDTDATKDPLNSKTLSSILSLMLSWAEKRLLAYHDTFHDGNIEAMESIISLAALSATILEEDISHEYNWKKKEADVACNRVENYIRSSLRAAFAQKLENLDRSKHLSRKQNKAFPSLAVLARDITELACKEKVIFSPKLKRWNPLAAGVAVATLHVCYGNELKQYVRGISELTPDAIEVMVAADKLEKDLVQIAVEDSVESEDGGISIIQEMQPYEAEAVIASLVKSWIKTRVDRLGEQVDRKLQQETWNPQANKEGFALSAVEVLRVVDDTLEAFFLLPIPMHAVLLPELMSGLDKSLQQYILKAKSGCGNRITFIPTMPALTRCSTKSKHSVFRKKEKSQGTQRRKANVGTTNGSNSFDVPQMCVRINTLQRIRLEVGVFEKRIVANLSSSKSTNDDDIANGVNLKFKLSTAAAVEGIHQLCECTGYKVVFHDLRHVLWDGLYVGQVPSARIEPFLQELEQYLEIISSTLHDKVRTRAIVEVMQASFDGFLLVLLAGGSSRAFSLQDSVMIQEDFKFLTDLFWSNGDGLPAELIEKHSATARGVLPLFHADTKHVIEQFSQLTMEMYGSSAKSRLPLPPPADQWSPREPNTLLRVLCYRNDEAAAKFLKKNYNLPTKV from the exons ATGTCTACAAGCTTCAGGGGAGCCTCGAAGAGGAACCAAAACGTCATGCCGGTGCACCCAGTTGTGGACCTTGCTTCTCCGTTCGGCGACCCGGGTCCGAATTTTCCTGATTCGGAGCTCCGGGAAACGGCATACGAGATTCTTCTGGCTGcttgccggagctccgggccGAAGCCGTTGACGTTCATTTCGCAGTCGGAGAGGGGAGGACGGGATCGGAGTTCGGCGGGGATGTTGCAGAGGTCTCTGACGTCGTCGGCGTCGCTGCAGAGGTCGCTGACGTCGACGGCGGCGAGTAAGGTGAAGAGGGCTTTGGGTTTGAAAACGGCGTCGTCGAGGAGTAAGCGTGCGGGGACGACGACGGGGGAGTTGGTGAGAGTGCAGATGAGGATTTCTGAGCAGTGTGATAGCAGGATTAGGAGAGCACTGCTCAGAATCGCTGCTGGCCAG CTTGGAAGACGCATGGAGTCTGTGGTTCTTCCACTAGAACTAATACAACTGTTCAAGAGTTTAGATTTTCCCAGTCAACAAGAGTATGAGGCTTGGCTAAGGAGAAATTTGAAGGTTCTTGAAGCAGGACTCCTCTTGTATCCTCACTTTCCATTAAATAAAGGAGATACTTCTTCGCAGCAACTCCGGCGCATAATCCGTGGAGCCCTTGAGAATCCCATGGATATTGGAAAGAACGGTGAATCAATGCAAACCTTCCGGAGTGTTGTCATGTCTCTTGCTTGCAGATCACCTGATGGGTCAGTTCCTGAGACGTGCCATTGGGCTGATGGGTTTCCACTAAACCTCTGGATCTACCAAACTCTTTTAGAAGCTTGTTTTGATATTCATGCAGAAACCTCTGTGATAGAAGAGGTTGATGAGGTCTTAGAGCTCATTAAGAAGACCTGGGCTATGCTAGGAATTAATGAAATGCTACATAATATTTGCTTTTCATGGGTCTTATTTCATCGGTATGTTGTCACTGGGGAAGTGGAAATTGATCTAGTGTTTGCATCCAGTAACCTATTagaagaagttgagaaagataCTGATGCCACAAAAGATCCTTTGAACTCAAAAACTTTGAGCTCCATATTGAGTTTGATGTTAAGTTGGGCAGAGAAAAGGCTTCTCGCATACCATGATACTTTCCATGATGGTAATATTGAAGCAATGGAAAGCATCATTTCTCTGGCTGCATTATCAGCAACAATATTGGAAGAAGATATCTCACACGAGTATAATTGGAAGAAAAAAGAAGCGGATGTAGCCTGCAACAGAGTTGAAAATTATATTAGATCATCATTGCGTGCTGCTTTCGCTCAG AAATTGGAGAATCTGGACCGCAGCAAGCATCTATctagaaaacaaaataaagccTTTCCTAGTCTTGCTGTTCTTGCACGAGACATTACTGAACTGGCTTGTAAGGAAAAAGTGATATTCAGTCCCAAACTGAAGAGATGGAATCCTCTTGCTGCTGGTGTTGCGGTTGCTACCCTTCATGTGTGTTATGGAAATGAGTTGAAGCAATACGTCAGGGGTATTAGTGAGTTGACTCCTGATGCTATAGAAGTAATGGTAGCTGCTGACAAATTGGAGAAAGATCTGGTGCAGATAGCAGTGGAAGATTCTGTAGAAAGTGAAGATGGGGGAATATCCATTATACAGGAGATGCAACCTTACGAGGCTGAAGCGGTAATTGCTAGTCTGGTTAAGTCATGGATAAAAACCAGAGTGGATAGACTGGGGGAACAGGTTGACAGAAAACTGCAACAAGAG ACATGGAATCCACAAGCGAATAAAGAGGGGTTTGCTCTTTCTGCTGTTGAAGTTTTGCGGGTCGTAGACGACACTCTGGAAGCTTTCTTTTTGCTGCCTATACCCATGCATGCAGTTTTGCTTCCTGAGTTGATGTCTGGTCTTGACAAATCTCTCCAACAATACATTTTGAAAGCCAAATCTGGCTGTG GGAATCGAATTACTTTCATCCCAACTATGCCTGCATTGACTAGGTGTTCAACAAAATCAAAACACAGTGTATTCCGTAAAAAAGAAAAGTCACAAGGGACTCAGAGGAGGAAAGCCAATGTGGGAACCACAAACGGAAGTAACTCATTTGATGTACCCCAGATGTGTGTTCGCATCAATACTTTGCAGCGCATTCGCCTGGAGGTCGGGGTTTTTGAAAAGAGGATAGTTGCCAATCTTAGCAGTTCTAAATCCACAAATGATGATGATATAGCAAATGGGGTGAACTTGAAGTTCAAGCTTTCCACAGCTGCTGCGGTGGAAGGTATCCATCAACTCTGTGAATGTACAGGATACAAAGTCGTTTTCCACGATCTACGCCATGTTCTCTGGGATGGCCTATATGTTGGACAAGTTCCATCCGCCAGAATCGAGCCTTTTCTTCAAGAGCTTGAGCAGTATTTGGAgatcatatcatcaacactGCATGATAAAGTTAGAACACGCGCAATTGTTGAAGTAATGCAGGCTTCTTTTGATGGGTTCCTATTGGTTTTGCTAGCTGGAGGTTCATCACGTGCTTTCTCGCTGCAAGATTCTGTTATGATACAGGAAGATTTCAAGTTTCTGACCGACTTGTTCTGGTCAAACGGAGATGGATTGCCAGCTGAACTGATAGAAAAGCATTCTGCCACCGCCAGAGGTGTGCTTCCGTTGTTTCACGCCGATACGAAGCACGTAATTGAGCAATTCAGTCAACTAACTATGGAAATGTATGGTTCTTCCGCCAAATCCCGGCTTCCGTTGCCTCCACCAGCAGATCAATGGAGTCCAAGAGAACCGAACACACTTTTACGAGTTTTGTGTTATCGGAATGATGAGGCTGCTGCCAAGTTCCTCAAGAAGAATTACAACTTGCCTACGAAAGTCTGA
- the LOC130739011 gene encoding psbP domain-containing protein 1, chloroplastic isoform X1: protein MAKMVVAPPQHHNQPSFSPLASSLSEFSSPTFLTQIQLKRKVWQPKGSFSATASSPKKMLMMGGNRFTGVFLSRLFVKEGHQVTLCTRGEVPITQHLPDESDSDCADFSSKSKAFAVPRRKAMSLILSSCILSKVGLAFAQQPPVFREYVDTFDGYSFKYPGNWIQVRGAGADIFFRDPYILDENLSLEISSPSSSQYKSVEDLGPPQEAGKKVLKQYLTEFMSTRLGVRREANVLSTSSRVADDGKLYYQVEVNIKSYASNNELAVMPQDRVVRLEWDRRYLSVLGVENNQLYELRLQTPENVFQEEESDLRRVMDSFRVNQIVR from the exons ATGGCAAAGATGGTGGTGGCACCACCCCAACATCATAACCAACCATCTTTCTCTCCTTTGGCTTCCTCTCTTTCTGAATTCTCCTCACCAACTTTTCTAACTCAAATTCAG TTGAAAAGAAAAGTATGGCAGCCAAAAGGGTCATTTTCCGCCACAGCATCAAGCCCCAAGAAAATGCTCATGATGGGGGGCAATAGGTTTACTGGTGTATTTTTGTCTAGGCTCTTTGTCAAAGAGGGTCACCAG GTCACTTTATGTACAAGAGGAGAAGTTCCTATCACCCAACATTTGCCTGATGAATCAGACAGTGATTGTGCTGATTTTTCTTCCAAG TCTAAAGCTTTTGCAGTTCCAAGGAGGAAAGCAATGTCCTTGATCTTGTCAAGTTGTATTCTCTCAAAGGTTGGTTTGGCATTTGCTCAACAGCCTCCTGTATTCCGCGAGTACGTGGACACATTTGATGGTTACTCATTCAAGTACCCTGGAAATTGGATCCAAGTCCGAGGTGCTGGGGCTGACATATTTTTCAGGGACCCTTATATCCTTGATGAAAATCTATCCCTTGAAATCTCTTCACCTTCATCTTCCCAATACAAGAGCGTTGAAGACTTGGGTCCACCCCAAGAAGCAGGAAAGAAAGTGCTCAAGCAGTATCTGACTGAATTTATGTCTACACGACTTGGCGTTAGGCGTGAAGCAAATGTTCTTTCCACATCTTCCAGAGTAGCTGATGATGGCAAGTTATACTATCAAGTTGAG GTAAACATAAAGTCATATGCTAGTAATAATGAGCTTGCTGTTATGCCACAAGACCGGGTGGTACGTCTGGAATGGGATCGGAGGTACCTATCCGTTCTAGGAGTTGAAAACAACCAACTCTATGAGTTGAGATTGCAGACACCAGAAAATGTGTTTCAAGAGGAAGAGAGTGATCTTCGTCGAGTCATGGACTCATTTCGAGTGAACCAGATTGTTCGTTAG
- the LOC130739010 gene encoding dolichyl-diphosphooligosaccharide--protein glycosyltransferase subunit STT3A codes for MAVTDAANGGGGTTTTSIRHAFGNVLALFILLLIGVLAFSIRLFSVIKYESVIHEFDPYFNYRVTQFLTKNGIYDFWNWFDDRTWYPLGRVIGGTVYPGLTLTAGTLWWLLNSLNIPLSVETVCVFTAPIFSAFASWATYLLTKEVKGTGAGLTAAVILAMVPSYISRSVAGSYDNEAVAIFALIFTFYLYIKTLNTGSLFYATLNSIAYFYMVCSWGGYTFIINLIPMHVLLCIVTGRYSPRLYIAYAPLVILGTLLAALVPVVGFNAVMTSEHFASFLVFIIIHVVALVYYIKGILSPKMFRVAMALVVSLGLAVCCAMIAVLIAVVASSPTKGWSGRSLSLLDPTYASKYIPIIASVSEHQPPTWPSYFMDINVLAFLVPAGIIACFSPLSDASSFVVLYIVTSVYFSGVMVRLMLVLAPAACIMSGIALSQAFDVFTRSIKFQLPSLSDGSHADAGDASSESVVHNDTVKADKSEDTSKERTSKKSRKKEKEPVEKPLSKSQIKKRLLVLPLETSIIAILLLVLLGAFYVVHSVWAAAEAYSAPSIVLTSHTHDGLHVFDDFREAYAWLSHNTEVDDKVASWWDYGYQTTAMANRTVIVDNNTWNNTHIATVGTAMSSPEKAAWEIFNSLDVKYVLVVFGGLVGYPSDDINKFLWMVRIGGGVFPHIKEPDYLRDGQYRIDSMATPTMLNCLMYKLSYYRFVETDGKAFDRVRRTEIGKKHIKLTHFEEVFTTHHWMVRIYKLKPPKNRIRGKAKKSKSKASSKTTSKRKGPKRNPF; via the exons ATGGCGGTTACCGATGCTGCCAACGGCGGCGgcggcaccaccaccacctccatccGCCACGCCTTCGGCAACGTTCTCGCGCTCTTCATCCTGCTCCTCATCGGTGTTCTCGCCTTCTCGATCCGTCTCTTCTCT GTGATAAAGTATGAGAGTGTTATTCACGAATTTGATCCATATTTCAACTACAGAGTCACTCAG TTTTTGACAAAGAATGGGATATATGATTTCTGGAACTGGTTTGATGATCGAACTTG GTATCCCCTTGGTCGTGTAATCGGTGGGACTGTCTATCCTGGTTTGACACTGACAGCAGGCACCTTGTGGTG GTTACTGAATTCCTTAAACATCCCTCTCTCAGTTGAAACTGTTTGTGTATTTACTGCTCCCATATTCTCAGCCTTTGCTTCTTGGGCAACTTATCTTTTGACAAAG GAGGTTAAGGGTACCGGGGCTGGCTTGACAGCAGCAGTTATTTTGGCTATG GTCCCCTCATATATATCTCGATCTGTGGCTGGCAGCTATGATAATGAAGCTGTTGCTATATTTGCTTTGATCTTCACTTTCTATCTCTATATTAAG ACACTGAATACAGGGTCCCTCTTTTATGCCACTTTGAATTCAATAGCATACTTTTACATG gtttGCTCATGGGGAGGGTACACCTTTATCATTAATCTTATTCCAATGCATGTGCTATTGTGCATAGTAACTGGGCGTTATTCTCCTCGGCTGTATATTGCATATGCACCTCTT GTTATATTAGGCACCCTGTTGGCCGCTTTGGTACCTGTTGTTGGATTTAATGCTGTAATGACATCAGAGCATTTTGCATCATTTCTG GTTTTCATTATCATCCATGTGGTGGCTCTTGTGTACTATATTAAAGGAATTCTTTCCCCGAAAATGTTCAGAGTAGCTATGGCACTTGTTGTTTCTCTTGGCCT GGCAGTTTGTTGTGCAATGATAGCAGTACTTATAGCAGTGGTAGCTTCAAGCCCAACTAAGGGATGGAGTGGAAGAAGTTTAAGTCTACTAGATCC TACTTATGCAAGCAAGTATATACCAATCATTGCTAGTGTTAGTGAGCATCAGCCGCCTACTTGGCCGTCTTACTTTATGGACATTAATGTCTTGGCATTCTTGGTTCCTGCTGGCATTATT GCGTGCTTTTCACCTTTATCTGATGCAAGCTCTTTTGTGGTACTTTACATTGTTACATCAGTATATTTTTCTGGTGTCATG GTTCGCCTGATGCTTGTACTTGCTCCAGCAGCATGCATCATGTCTGGGATTGCTCTTTCTCAAGCTTTTGATGTTTTCACTAGATCAATCAAGTTTCAGTTACCCAGCCTATCAGATGGTTCACATGCTGAT GCAGGGGATGCCAGTTCTGAAAGTGTTGTGCATAATGACACGGTAAAGGCAGATAAATCTGAGGACACATCGAAGGAAAGGACCTCAAAAAAGAGcaggaaaaaggaaaaggaacctGTGGAAAAACCTCTTAGCAAGTCACAGATTAAAAAAAGGCTTTTGGTTTTACCTCTGGAAACATCCATCATTGCTATTCTCTTACTTGTGCTGCTAGGTGCCTTCTATGTG GTTCACAGTGTATGGGCAGCAGCAGAAGCTTATTCAGCCCCTTCTATTGTTCTAACATCACATACACATGATGGACTTCatgtttttgatgattttaGAGAGGCTTATGCCTGGTTGAGTCATAATACAGAAGTAGATGATAAA GTGGCATCATGGTGGGATTATGGATACCAAACAACTGCCATGGCTAACCGAACTGTGATTGTTGACAATAATACCTGGAATAACACACATATTGCCACCGTTGGTACTGCCATGTCTTCTCCCGAGAAGGCTGCTTGGGAAATTTTCAATTCCTTGGATGTCAAATATGTTCTTGTTGTCTTTGGAG GACTGGTGGGCTATCCCAGTGATGATATTAATAAGTTCCTGTGGATGGTTCGAATTGGAGGGGGTGTATTCCCTCACATAAAGGAACCAGATTACTTA AGGGATGGTCAATATCGGATTGATTCTATGGCCACGCCAACAATGCTGAACTGCCTCATGTATAAACTTTCATATTACAG ATTTGTGGAGACAGATGGTAAAGCTTTCGATAGAGTGAGGCGGACAGAAATTGGAAAGAAGCATATCAAACTTACGCATTTTGAAGAG GTGTTCACGACTCACCACTGGATGGTTCGGATATACAAGTTGAAACCTCCAAAGAACAGGATTCGCGGAAAGGCTAAGAAATCAAAATCA AAAGCAAGCTCAAAAACTACGTCAAAAAGGAAAGGACCAAAAAGGAACCCCTTTTAG
- the LOC130735584 gene encoding lachrymatory-factor synthase-like: MQMESTHQQESQSAEPKWKGKAKAEVTRFKAEQAWPLLEDFFGLSKLFPTLSTCLPVEGLSGQPGCVRFCAGFKTPVDDGHGKKAMNWTKQKLLSIDPVQRIFSYAIIDGNVGFHSYVSTVKVLPKEGGCEIEWFYEVEPVKGWKLEYLDSFIGKGLQVMAQRIEEALKTMEEALGANN, from the coding sequence ATGCAAATGGAGTCTACTCATCAACAAGAAAGCCAATCAGCAGAACCAAAATGGAAGGGGAAGGCGAAAGCAGAGGTAACAAGGTTCAAAGCAGAGCAAGCATGGCCTCTTCTAGAGGATTTTTTTGGCCTCAGCAAGCTCTTCCCCACTCTCTCCACATGCCTTCCTGTTGAAGGCCTCTCAGGCCAACCAGGTTGTGTTCGTTTCTGTGCAGGTTTCAAGACCCCTGTGGATGATGGCCATGGCAAAAAAGCCATGAACTGGACCAAGCAGAAACTGCTTTCAATCGACCCGGTTCAGAGGATTTTCAGCTATGCCATTATAGATGGAAATGTTGGGTTCCACTCCTATGTTTCCACAGTGAAGGTGCTGCCAAAGGAAGGTGGGTGTGAAATTGAGTGGTTTTATGAAGTTGAACCGGTTAAAGGGTGGAAATTGGAGTATCTTGATTCCTTCATTGGCAAAGGGTTGCAGGTGATGGCTCAGAGAATTGAAGAGGCTTTGAAGACCATGGAAGAAGCACTTGGAGCAAATAATTGA
- the LOC130739009 gene encoding protein unc-13 homolog isoform X2: protein MESVVLPLELIQLFKSLDFPSQQEYEAWLRRNLKVLEAGLLLYPHFPLNKGDTSSQQLRRIIRGALENPMDIGKNGESMQTFRSVVMSLACRSPDGSVPETCHWADGFPLNLWIYQTLLEACFDIHAETSVIEEVDEVLELIKKTWAMLGINEMLHNICFSWVLFHRYVVTGEVEIDLVFASSNLLEEVEKDTDATKDPLNSKTLSSILSLMLSWAEKRLLAYHDTFHDGNIEAMESIISLAALSATILEEDISHEYNWKKKEADVACNRVENYIRSSLRAAFAQKLENLDRSKHLSRKQNKAFPSLAVLARDITELACKEKVIFSPKLKRWNPLAAGVAVATLHVCYGNELKQYVRGISELTPDAIEVMVAADKLEKDLVQIAVEDSVESEDGGISIIQEMQPYEAEAVIASLVKSWIKTRVDRLGEQVDRKLQQETWNPQANKEGFALSAVEVLRVVDDTLEAFFLLPIPMHAVLLPELMSGLDKSLQQYILKAKSGCGNRITFIPTMPALTRCSTKSKHSVFRKKEKSQGTQRRKANVGTTNGSNSFDVPQMCVRINTLQRIRLEVGVFEKRIVANLSSSKSTNDDDIANGVNLKFKLSTAAAVEGIHQLCECTGYKVVFHDLRHVLWDGLYVGQVPSARIEPFLQELEQYLEIISSTLHDKVRTRAIVEVMQASFDGFLLVLLAGGSSRAFSLQDSVMIQEDFKFLTDLFWSNGDGLPAELIEKHSATARGVLPLFHADTKHVIEQFSQLTMEMYGSSAKSRLPLPPPADQWSPREPNTLLRVLCYRNDEAAAKFLKKNYNLPTKV from the exons ATGGAGTCTGTGGTTCTTCCACTAGAACTAATACAACTGTTCAAGAGTTTAGATTTTCCCAGTCAACAAGAGTATGAGGCTTGGCTAAGGAGAAATTTGAAGGTTCTTGAAGCAGGACTCCTCTTGTATCCTCACTTTCCATTAAATAAAGGAGATACTTCTTCGCAGCAACTCCGGCGCATAATCCGTGGAGCCCTTGAGAATCCCATGGATATTGGAAAGAACGGTGAATCAATGCAAACCTTCCGGAGTGTTGTCATGTCTCTTGCTTGCAGATCACCTGATGGGTCAGTTCCTGAGACGTGCCATTGGGCTGATGGGTTTCCACTAAACCTCTGGATCTACCAAACTCTTTTAGAAGCTTGTTTTGATATTCATGCAGAAACCTCTGTGATAGAAGAGGTTGATGAGGTCTTAGAGCTCATTAAGAAGACCTGGGCTATGCTAGGAATTAATGAAATGCTACATAATATTTGCTTTTCATGGGTCTTATTTCATCGGTATGTTGTCACTGGGGAAGTGGAAATTGATCTAGTGTTTGCATCCAGTAACCTATTagaagaagttgagaaagataCTGATGCCACAAAAGATCCTTTGAACTCAAAAACTTTGAGCTCCATATTGAGTTTGATGTTAAGTTGGGCAGAGAAAAGGCTTCTCGCATACCATGATACTTTCCATGATGGTAATATTGAAGCAATGGAAAGCATCATTTCTCTGGCTGCATTATCAGCAACAATATTGGAAGAAGATATCTCACACGAGTATAATTGGAAGAAAAAAGAAGCGGATGTAGCCTGCAACAGAGTTGAAAATTATATTAGATCATCATTGCGTGCTGCTTTCGCTCAG AAATTGGAGAATCTGGACCGCAGCAAGCATCTATctagaaaacaaaataaagccTTTCCTAGTCTTGCTGTTCTTGCACGAGACATTACTGAACTGGCTTGTAAGGAAAAAGTGATATTCAGTCCCAAACTGAAGAGATGGAATCCTCTTGCTGCTGGTGTTGCGGTTGCTACCCTTCATGTGTGTTATGGAAATGAGTTGAAGCAATACGTCAGGGGTATTAGTGAGTTGACTCCTGATGCTATAGAAGTAATGGTAGCTGCTGACAAATTGGAGAAAGATCTGGTGCAGATAGCAGTGGAAGATTCTGTAGAAAGTGAAGATGGGGGAATATCCATTATACAGGAGATGCAACCTTACGAGGCTGAAGCGGTAATTGCTAGTCTGGTTAAGTCATGGATAAAAACCAGAGTGGATAGACTGGGGGAACAGGTTGACAGAAAACTGCAACAAGAG ACATGGAATCCACAAGCGAATAAAGAGGGGTTTGCTCTTTCTGCTGTTGAAGTTTTGCGGGTCGTAGACGACACTCTGGAAGCTTTCTTTTTGCTGCCTATACCCATGCATGCAGTTTTGCTTCCTGAGTTGATGTCTGGTCTTGACAAATCTCTCCAACAATACATTTTGAAAGCCAAATCTGGCTGTG GGAATCGAATTACTTTCATCCCAACTATGCCTGCATTGACTAGGTGTTCAACAAAATCAAAACACAGTGTATTCCGTAAAAAAGAAAAGTCACAAGGGACTCAGAGGAGGAAAGCCAATGTGGGAACCACAAACGGAAGTAACTCATTTGATGTACCCCAGATGTGTGTTCGCATCAATACTTTGCAGCGCATTCGCCTGGAGGTCGGGGTTTTTGAAAAGAGGATAGTTGCCAATCTTAGCAGTTCTAAATCCACAAATGATGATGATATAGCAAATGGGGTGAACTTGAAGTTCAAGCTTTCCACAGCTGCTGCGGTGGAAGGTATCCATCAACTCTGTGAATGTACAGGATACAAAGTCGTTTTCCACGATCTACGCCATGTTCTCTGGGATGGCCTATATGTTGGACAAGTTCCATCCGCCAGAATCGAGCCTTTTCTTCAAGAGCTTGAGCAGTATTTGGAgatcatatcatcaacactGCATGATAAAGTTAGAACACGCGCAATTGTTGAAGTAATGCAGGCTTCTTTTGATGGGTTCCTATTGGTTTTGCTAGCTGGAGGTTCATCACGTGCTTTCTCGCTGCAAGATTCTGTTATGATACAGGAAGATTTCAAGTTTCTGACCGACTTGTTCTGGTCAAACGGAGATGGATTGCCAGCTGAACTGATAGAAAAGCATTCTGCCACCGCCAGAGGTGTGCTTCCGTTGTTTCACGCCGATACGAAGCACGTAATTGAGCAATTCAGTCAACTAACTATGGAAATGTATGGTTCTTCCGCCAAATCCCGGCTTCCGTTGCCTCCACCAGCAGATCAATGGAGTCCAAGAGAACCGAACACACTTTTACGAGTTTTGTGTTATCGGAATGATGAGGCTGCTGCCAAGTTCCTCAAGAAGAATTACAACTTGCCTACGAAAGTCTGA